Genomic DNA from Solanum dulcamara chromosome 4, daSolDulc1.2, whole genome shotgun sequence:
CCCCAACTGTATGGTttcaattttaatataattactTAATTTTACAAGAGAAAAGGAGGTTGGTTGTTATTGTCTAAAATAcgagagaaaagagaaaaattccTCCACGTACATAGTTATCCACAAATGAAAAAGACGAAAGGGTGCAATCTCTCTCAATAAGAATTTCAGAGGGGGTAAAATAGAAGTTTTCAATCATTTCAGGGGCTGAATGTGCTTTAACAATAAAACCAAAACCATCAAAGTTTCCAGAGAACCAACATAGAACACTTTTGCTGAAGTGTAGAAAATTGGTCATCTTCATCCTCTCCGATAATCCATCAGAGGTAAGTATGCATAACCCATTTCGTAGTTTCCATCAATTCTCAATATTTCACTTGTAAGTAATCAATTTCAGCTAGCAGTTGCCATTTTTAACGACTGTGAAGGAAGAAGCTTTGGTTTTGGCTGACTCTTTCTATGTAAATGATAAGTAGGACAAAGAATAAATAGAGCGATTGCTTTGGATTGCATATTCCATAAATGAATATTACCTCTTGATGATCtgatattaattaaaattccaTTGGCAGATAACTTAAACCTGGCTTACTCTGCGGTTGTCATCAGGAGGCAGCAGTTCTTGATAAGGTGTTTGGGAGGTTTTCCTGAGAAGAAAAACTTTAATTTTCAGAGTATTAGAATGCAATCTGTACTGAGTAGTGGGCCAAGCTTGGAGGCCGATGCTGTCAGCATTTTGAGATCAATAATTCCGGGTCTTGAATCAACTAAGCATAAAGGCCAAGCTGGTGAAACTTCTTTCTTGAAACCATTAACTTGTATTGAAATGTTTAACCTGCATCTATATGTTTAAAGTATTAGAGAGTAaacacttttatttatttattaatgtttTTACATACACCCTTATTTTATGGCCATATTCTTTTTCGTTACGATGGGGCCAAGACCCGGATGAGGATAGTGGGAAAAGACTTAGAGTACTTTCTAGTCGTGATGAGATTGCACCATGGGTCACTCTGAGTCTGTTTCTGTTTGCTTTGGTGAAATCATATCCAATGTGAGGTGCCATAGTGCATGttatttgcggatgacataATCGTGATTGACGAGGCCTGTGACAGAGTTAATGCTAGgctggaggtttggagacaaaacctggagtctaaaggatttaggttgagcaggaccaaaactAAATACTgggagtgcaagttcagtgccATAACATGTAAGGATGGTGTAAAGTGGGGCTTGATATACAGGCCATTCACATGAAAgaaagtttcaagtatcttgggtctttAATCTAAAGAAATGGGGAGATCGATAATGATGTTATACATTGTATAGGTGGGGGAAGATGAATAGGAGGCTCGCATTTGGagtcctgtgtgataagaaggtactactaaacttaaaggtaagttctacagagtGATGGTTAGGCTAACTATGTTGTATGAGGCGGAGTGTTAGCCAGTTAAAAATTCTCATGTCCAAAAGACGAGAATTGTAGAAATGAGGATATTGAGGTGAATATGTAGACATATCAGGAAATAAAGATTAGAAATGAAGATCTGAggcaaggtaggagtgacctttGTGGTGGACAACATGAGGAAGTAAGACCGACATGGTTCAGGCATGTGTAAAAGGGAGGCGCATAGACCCCAATGAGGTGGTATGAGATGTTGACACTGGTGGGTGTaaggagaggtagaggtaggcagAAGAGGTAGTGAGGATAGATGATTAGACACAATATGACGCATCTTCAGCTTACTGAGGATACaaccttagataggaggataTGAAAGTCGTAGATTATAGTAGAATGCTAGTAGGTAGTTGTATATTATCTCGCTTTACGATGGGATAGGCTTGGTGGTAGTTTGGTGCACCGTACGTATTGGCAGTATTCACATAGTTTCTTGTCCCTCAATTTCTGTTACGATCGATTATTTCTTCTGCTTggttatcacattattttgttgttgttactattccttTTTAATGAATGCTATTTATTCCTTCCTCTAGTTTTTGTTATGTCTTCTTTACTTCTGTATGTTTTGATGTGCATTACCTGAGCCAGaggtctttcagaaacaacaTCTCTGCTTTCAAGAGGTTTTGTTAAGGTCTGCAGACACTCTATCCTGACCTCACGGCCTCACCTGTGGGATATtgggattacattgggtatgttgttgttgtattctttTTCGTTGACCAAAACATGGATATCCTTTTATGATTGGTGCCAGGGAGACTCAAATTCATAACCTTTCTTTGCTCCGATACCATGTTGAATTGTGTGAAATGCTTCATTTGAAAGTTTAAACTGGTCTTTATGTTATTTTGTTCGTGTGATTTTTTCTTCTTGGTTGCTTTGGTTGTATTGAGAATTCTCTccctttaaaattttaaatagttaGGAGGGaacacttttatttatttaactatGTTTAacacttttatttatattaaatagttAGGAGggaaaacttttttttatttaactaTGTCTTAATAACTTCTTAGCttctttattttgagtttggacTACCCTGTATTGTGGTGATCATTCGTGTGCTTAACTATGCCTGTCTTTGTTCTAGATCACCATTTAGTGGCTCTTCCAATGCAATAGACTGTCGGAggcatatttttcttttccatttttgtTCCGTTTTGGAGCTGGTATGTAATTATCTATTCATTAGGTGAGGCATTAGATTATTCAGTATTGATACTTAGTTTTTCTGGTAAGATACTGCTACGACTAAGAATGTAATATATACCTGAATGGGCACTGTGTCATGCAATTCTGCTTAACTATCAGTTGAACACTGAGTACAGAACTCTTCATCGGCTCAAGTGAGTTGGATTACAATTTAACTCTTAGGCTCAAGTGCGTTAGAAAATCTATAGACCTACTTGGTTGGTGGTAGACAGATGAGAAATCACTGACTTACGGGGCTTTGTGCTCTCATTTGCTTTACCATTGGTTGTGTGTGGTCGAATGAGCAACAATTGAATGTTTAACTTCCAGGCAACCATTTGATGAGCAATCCAttgtataataattatatatggGTAGGAATTTGATCTACATTTGTGGGTATGTGGATCAGTTAAAACATAATTCTTGTCGTATTAATGATTATATTAGCTGGGCTCTTTGGGGAGTAACCATGAATTCTAATTTGGATTTAAGAAAGGGGAATAATTTGCCCCAGGTTCTGTTTCTAGAAATTTGAGTTTCTATTTCTCTCCAGTATTTTGATGCTATTGAACTTTGCTGAAAGTTTTTGATGCTGAATAATACAATTAATCAAGTCCTTTATAGATTTTGGTCTGTCACAATTATTTGcattttctttatttgtgcTATATGGTGAATTCCATCCAATTTCAATATCCGAGTTGGTCTCAGCTTGAGGCCAGTGGTACCAAACTGCATTTAGTCTTTTGATGAAATTAAAGTCTTCATCTCTGCAACAACTGCAGGTTTGAGGCAATGCCTTGGGCCTTCAGGTGTACCCTATATGCTTCAATTTCTTTCTAGAAGTAAGAAATAAAGTTTGATCTCAACTAGAGTTGTAACAGAACTTTATTGAGTTTCTATGTTTACAGAATGAGTTTTGGCACAAAGATATCCATCTATTTTATCAGAcgaatttcattgatgattgTCATTTTAACTGATCTTTGTGCATCAAAATGTACTATTCTCACTTCCCCCCTCCCATTATCTTTGGAGAAGGGTGTGAACTTTATACGTTCTACAACTACTTTAtagttttatgaattttgatgtTTGGGAAAACCAGAAAAGATAAGATTAACATAAACTCTGTACGGCTAATGTAGTGCCCATCAGAATTGAACTGCGTCGCTTATGTTTTTCTGTTTTATGTGTCTGAAAACTTTCTGAGTATTGATATTTTTAACAGAAAAGAAGTAATGACTTTGACCATCGAgcttcacaatttttttaacaTTTCTGCCTATGATGTTCCCTTTATGGTACTTGTTGATTGCTATTTCTGAGCTCTATTTCCCAATCAGGGAAGATAGCTGTTGTTGGTGGCTGTCGAGAATACACTGGTGCACCATACTTCTCCGCAATATCAGCCTTAAAGATTGTTAGTTCTACACCTGGCTTCTTTACTTTTCGTCAGTTGCTCTCTCCTCCTCCTTGCTTCCCACACCCTCCCAGGGGAAAATAAACCATCCTTTTTTCAgtatcaaattatttatttttactacaATTTAATTATGCAATTATATCAGAGACCTTTTATGACATGGGAATTCGTCTGTTTGACAGGGTGCAGATTTATCTCATGTATTCTGTACTAAAGATGCTGCTCCTGTAATAAAAAGCTACAGTCCTGAGTTAATTGTGCACCCTATTTTAGAAGAGTCCTACAGTATTAGGTGGGTCTTTATTACGAAATTCAACTTAACTCTAAATGCACATTCTTAGCATGTTTCTTTAGTTACCATTATTGAAGcatcataaattttattatgaGGGTGCTGACTTTGACCAAAGGATTCTTCCAGGGACGAGGAGAAAAGTTCCATATCAGCTAAAGTGATTGCTGAGGTTGAGAAGTGGatggagaggtttgattgtctTGTTGTTGGTCCAGGCCTTGGAAGAGATCCGTTTCTCCTGGTGTGCTTTTTTACTCAAGTCCTTCTAGCCTTTCTGATGCTTGTGTGCTCATAGGTTTCAGTTGCCACAAATGCTTTGATTTAATCCCTCATTCAACGAGATCATATTTTTTGCTTTAGAATTAATTTAATCTTATTTGCTGTCAAATGCTGCTAAGTATAACAAACTCTACTCTGTTGCCTGTTCCAAACATCATGATCTCGAGTATGCTTAATGTTTACCCACGTCTCTGACTGAATCTCTGTCCTTTCTTCTGCATATATTGCTCACTATCTTTTTTTCTCCACATAATGAAAAACTAGTAAATATCATCTTTGTAATGTGCCTATCTTTGTGTTCATCTAGCTAAAGGCAAAAATTTGGCGATACTGTCATTGTAGGAGATTCTGGTCTTCTGTACATGAGGAAAAGATGACTTCTTGGTGTCATTTGTCACATTTTCCTACTTCCCAGCCTTCTCTTTAGCTGATATGAATAACTACTACTTGAAAAAAGTAAATGTATGTCTTCTGTAAATATCAATCTGGTTTATTTTAATTCTCTGTTTACCTTGAAGAAATATCATTGCACGGTAAAATATTGAAAGACTATGTAACTTTGTGGGTCCAGGAATGTAAAGGGTAGTATATGATCATGAAAAGTTGGAATTTTATAAACATACAAATATATCAGTTTTATGTATTATGCAATATGTCCTGAAAGAAAACATGATTATCATTGAACATGAGGTGGAGCAACTATATAAAGCCCTCACAATTCATTTGGTTTCTGTGGACACAGAACATGCTTCTTATCCTAATTCATATCATTTGTTCTGTGCACTTCGATTCAGTAAGAGTAAACTCACCACTTTTAAGCTTTTATGCTGCCAAGAAAAGCTGGGCCACCTAAGCATGATACCATTAATGCTACCAGAAAGTATCATTTCAGAAATTTCTTGCATTATGTGGAAataaatacaacaacatacccggtGTAATCCCATATCTAGGATCTGAAGAGGGTAAAATGTATAGACCTTTCCCTACCTTGCGGAGGTAGAGAAGCTGTTTTCTAAAGACCCTCGTCTTGAGTAATGCACATCAAAAGtagttgaaaagaaaaatatagatgtAAAGAGGACATAGTAAACAATAGGGAAAGCATAACATAGTATTTAGAAAACAAGGAGCAATATCGATAACCAAATAAAGCAACAACCGAAGTACATGAAATGATGAGTAACAAAAATCATAGGACAGACGACTGCGAGAAAAATGCTACTACTATTGGTATGAACGGGGAAATAAGTACATTAAACCAACCTACTACCAAGCTTATCCCGCTAGGAAGCGAGACAATGCTCAATTACTTACTAACATTCTACCCTAATCTGCCACCTCCATaatctcctatctaaggtcatgttctcTGTAAGTTGAAGTTGTGTCATGTCTTGTTTAATCAGCTCTGCACATTACTTCTgcggcctacctctacctcttctTAAATCCACCAcaaccaacctctcacacctccttacTGGAGCATCTGcgcatctcctcttcacatgttcaaaccatctcaatcttgCTTTCTCATCTTGTCCACTGCGGAGGTCACTCCCACCTTGTTCCAGATATCCTTATTTCGAATCTTATCTCTCGTAGTATGCGCACACATCCACTTCATCATCCTCATTTTCGTCACACTCATATTTTGAACATTAGAGTTTCTTAAGTAGCTaacactccaccccatacaacatagtcggcctaaccaccattctgtagaacttacATTTAAGGTTTTGTGGTACATTCTTATCACCCGGCACCCGGAGGTGAGCCTCCAATTCATCCACTTCGcaccaatatgatgtgtgacattGTCATCAATCTCACCATTGTGTTGAATTTAAAGGCCCAAGATACTTCAAATATATGTGCagaaaatttcccttttctccTCCTTTTGTGCTTTCGCTTTCTTTTGTGGGTTCTTTTGGTACAATTGGATTTTGATTACATGTTTATTTTCCCAGGATTGTGTAAGTAATATCATGAAGCATGCAAGAGAGTGCAATGTCCCAATGGTTATCGATGGGGTATGTGATAACATTGATATATTGCGAGCTAATTCTCTGATATTCCATATGGCGTTACTCTCTTGATACGCCATCCGGTGGTCTTTGTTTTATCAGGATGGGCTTTATCTCGTGACTAATTGTCTTGATCTGGTTAGTGGTTATCCCTTAGCGGTGCTTACTCCAAATGTGAATGAGTATAAGCGGCTTGTTCAGAAAGTACTAAATTCCGAGGTAAATGATGAAAATGGAACCGATCAGTTGTTGTCTCTTGCAAAAGGGTGAGCATTTCAATCCATATCTCATTTGCCTGCTGTTTGTCCTCTTAAATTTTCTAGTGACAATGATTTAGTAGACGTCCAACGTTACTTAATTTTTAAGAACAGCCTGCCTATCATTCTGTTCCTTCAAGGTCATGGTTATATGTTAAAAGCTGTGTGTCAAGACCTATTTTTTTACCTTACAAACTACAGCTCCTCTAGCATGTAAAAGATGTCATTATATGTTTAATGGAATGTGGAGGAAGCCTGGTGAAGAACTTACTGACTCTTGCTTAAGAAGTGTAAGTGACTTGTCACACTTGTCAGGCAATGAGGGTAGACCAAAAGCATAAAATGGCCCCAGCCGCCTTCTCAGATTTTCCGTTCCTCACGGAAGAAATGACTTATGCACCTCCTAGTAACTTTGTTTCAGGTTTGGGTGTGAAATaggatatatatcatataactcaGGGTTTATTCACAGAGGTATGACGAGTGGTTGAGAAATAAGATTACCAACTCAGAGATCCAGGTTCAAACTACAACATTTAGGATGATCTATATGTTTCAGTCAGGTGGCAGGTTTAAGAGGAACTTGTGCTTGTGGGTTGTAGTTGGCTGTTAGTAGATTAGTCGTGTTGTACACAAGTTGGTCCGGATATACCATTATCCCCAAGAAAAAAAACTGGGTTATAgaaatttgagatttttcttgtAAAAACGTTTTTTGCTGTTTAAGAACAGTCTGCCAATTATTCTATTCCTTCAAGTCATGGTTGTATGTTAAAAGCTGTGTGTCGAGACTTATTTTATACCTTACAAAACTTCCCAACTCCTTTAGAGTGCAAAAGATGACATAATATGTTTAATAGAAAATAGAGGAAGCCTGCTGAAGAACTTACTGACTCTTGCTTAAGAAAAAGTGGAAGTGACTTCTCACACTTGTCAAGCAACGAGGATAGACCAAAAGCATAAAATGGCCCCAGCCACCTTCTCAGATTTTCCCTTCCCTTGAAGAAGAAATGACTAGGCTCCTCCTAGCAACTTTGTTTCAGGTTGGTTGCGAAATAGGATATATATCTTATAACTCTGGGTTTATTCACAGGGGTTTGACAAGTGGTTGAGAAATAAGAGTACCAACTCGAAGATCCAGGTTCAAACGACAACATTTAGGATGATCTATCTGTTTCAGTCAGGTGGCAGGTTTAAGAGGAACTTGTGCTTGCAGTTTGTAGTTAGGCTGTCAGGTCGATTAGTCGAGTTGTACACAAGTTGGTCCGGGTATACCATTATCCCTAGAAAAAAAAGAACTGGGTTATAGAAACTTGAGATTTATCTTGTAATTAACTCTCGATATTTTCCTGCTACATTTTTGCTGACTTTGCACATGTGTAACAGACTATACTTGGAGTCTCAAAAAGTAAAGCCATTGGGGCCTCTAGGATTTTGGTCTCGTGGTGAGAGCGCAGCGCGTGATATGTGGGTTAGGCGCACATTATGAGTTCTAGCCCTGTCACAGACAAAAGCTTAATATTTAAGGGGAGAAGGTTAGAGGGGTGGCCCCAATATCAACCGAGTTTCAAACCTTGCACCGCTGATGCTCCGTCCtcggttataaaaaaaaaagatttataaATATACGGTTGAGAGGTCTGCAACCACTGTAACATTTTCCTCTAGTTTGGATCCAATTTATGAGGATATACATATAACTATCTTTCTGTTGGCCAGTTTATAGCTGTCAAGATTCATCTGATTGGACTTACTTTTATTACTAGTGTTGTCATGGGTAACATATTTGTTTGATCAGGATTGGTGGTGTTACAATCTTGCGGAAAGGGAAATCTGACTTTGTCAGCGATGGTAAAACAGGTAATGATTTTTCTTTGTTAAGGCCTTGTGCAGATGATTCAATCATTTGGATTGCATCGATCAGTAATTTGCTGGTGGATGAACAAGCCTTTTGTGCTTCGGGTATGAATTCCACCTGCATGTTTTCATGATGCTTAAAAAGCTGAGACTCCTGCTTTCATTATTCGGAGGGGGAGAATATCTATTCTATTTTCTACTTAGTTATGAAACTTTAACTAATATGAGGAAAATGACTATGTAGGACTGATATTTTTATAGG
This window encodes:
- the LOC129887155 gene encoding ATP-dependent (S)-NAD(P)H-hydrate dehydratase, coding for MQSVLSSGPSLEADAVSILRSIIPGLESTKHKGQAGKIAVVGGCREYTGAPYFSAISALKIGADLSHVFCTKDAAPVIKSYSPELIVHPILEESYSIRDEEKSSISAKVIAEVEKWMERFDCLVVGPGLGRDPFLLDCVSNIMKHARECNVPMVIDGDGLYLVTNCLDLVSGYPLAVLTPNVNEYKRLVQKVLNSEVNDENGTDQLLSLAKGIGGVTILRKGKSDFVSDGKTACAVSIYGSPRRCGGQGDILSGSVAVFLSWARQCAAKTEVSMNPTILGCVAGSALLRRAASMAFDNKKRSTLTDDIIECLGRSLQEICPV